A genomic window from Peromyscus maniculatus bairdii isolate BWxNUB_F1_BW_parent chromosome 1, HU_Pman_BW_mat_3.1, whole genome shotgun sequence includes:
- the LOC121826214 gene encoding leukocyte-associated immunoglobulin-like receptor 1 isoform X2 produces the protein MPVNPVKLLALGSLSKPSISAEPGLEISQGGCVTFVCSNPGGYDIFFLEKGSQRVMEKKNTQPPMTEARFLLGPVNESTAGDYRCIYYKKSTWSPRSETLELKVTREDVTQAPDPGSTVTSGGPSSRPSNNLACWTGQVAPERGARCTVAHYWTAKRKRGLARLTRVEVPQQHHSCAAGSLEVSAVHQSMGKALSKEALFI, from the exons ATGCCAGTTAATCCTGTGAAGCTGTTGGCCCTCG GATCTCTGTCAAAGCCTTCCATCTCAGCTGAACCAGGCCTTGAGATCTCCCAAGGGGGTTGTGTAACCTTTGTGTGCTCAAACCCTGGTGGGTATGATATATTCTTCCTGGAGAAGGGAAGCCAACGTGTCATGGAGAAGAAGAACACACAGCCTCCAATGACAGAGGCTAGATTCCTCCTTGGCCCAGTGAATGAAAGCACTGCTGGAGACTATCGGTGCATCTATTATAAAAAGTCCACCTGGTCCCCACGCAGTGAGACTCTGGAGCTGAAGGTAACCAGAGAAGATGTCACCCAGGCTCCTGACCCAGGCTCAACAGTGACCTCAG gtggtccctcctcgagaccctcgaataacctggcctgctggacgggtcaagtggcgcccgaacgtggggctcgatgCACggtggctcactactggacggcaaagagaaaacggggtctggccagactcactagggtagaggtgccccaacagcatcactcgtgcgccgcgggcagccttgaggtaagtgccgttcatcaatcaatgggtaaagcactctctaaagaggctctcttcatttag
- the LOC121826214 gene encoding leukocyte-associated immunoglobulin-like receptor 2 isoform X1, giving the protein MPVNPVKLLALVLCLGWTVMTQEGSLSKPSISAEPGLEISQGGCVTFVCSNPGGYDIFFLEKGSQRVMEKKNTQPPMTEARFLLGPVNESTAGDYRCIYYKKSTWSPRSETLELKVTREDVTQAPDPGSTVTSGGPSSRPSNNLACWTGQVAPERGARCTVAHYWTAKRKRGLARLTRVEVPQQHHSCAAGSLEVSAVHQSMGKALSKEALFI; this is encoded by the exons ATGCCAGTTAATCCTGTGAAGCTGTTGGCCCTCG TGCTGTGCCTGGGATGGACAGTTATGACTCAAGAAG GATCTCTGTCAAAGCCTTCCATCTCAGCTGAACCAGGCCTTGAGATCTCCCAAGGGGGTTGTGTAACCTTTGTGTGCTCAAACCCTGGTGGGTATGATATATTCTTCCTGGAGAAGGGAAGCCAACGTGTCATGGAGAAGAAGAACACACAGCCTCCAATGACAGAGGCTAGATTCCTCCTTGGCCCAGTGAATGAAAGCACTGCTGGAGACTATCGGTGCATCTATTATAAAAAGTCCACCTGGTCCCCACGCAGTGAGACTCTGGAGCTGAAGGTAACCAGAGAAGATGTCACCCAGGCTCCTGACCCAGGCTCAACAGTGACCTCAG gtggtccctcctcgagaccctcgaataacctggcctgctggacgggtcaagtggcgcccgaacgtggggctcgatgCACggtggctcactactggacggcaaagagaaaacggggtctggccagactcactagggtagaggtgccccaacagcatcactcgtgcgccgcgggcagccttgaggtaagtgccgttcatcaatcaatgggtaaagcactctctaaagaggctctcttcatttag